CCAGTGGATATGGTAAGAATTATAACACCAAATAAGAGATTGGTGGCATCAAAAGTATGGATTAAAGGTAATGGATGCAATATATTGTATTCAATAAACCCTAAAAATGGCCCGGTTAATGCAATTATAAGTTGAACTTTCAGATTACCTCCTATTAGTCCTACTCTTTTTCTATTTATACCTTGAATTTTCATCAAGGCAATGGAAGATGCAAATAAAGGTATAGCAATTATAGGAAATAGGTAAAGAGTAGGTATGTTCATAAGGGGCATGGTAAGCCCAATAATACGTATTATGGGCAGTACCATCATTGATCTAAGAAGCGTAGCATAGGTAAAAGATTTAGTTAAAGATGATTGAACTAGTAGGGCAGCTAAAACTGAAAAGTGAATTAGCAATCCGATTTCCATATTATAATAGGTTGTAACTAATTCTCCTAGAATTAAAAGTCCCAAGTATCCTATTAAAATTAAAAATTCAGATTTTGTAGGTTTATTTGCTTTTATTTTATTTTTAAGCTTTAAGATACGCCCATAGTTGTATAGCTCGCTTGCAAGATCTTTTTCTTTTTTATTAATTTCTAATGAACGTTCGTGTTCATAGATGGCGTCATGGTATGCACCTTGAGCTTCAAGAGTACTGGCTAAGTGTGAAACAACCTTAGCTTCTTTTTCACTGTCACCCGCTTTTTTAAATTTCTTTATGGCCTTGTGATATGTATTACGGGATTCATCATACCTATTTCTTTTTTCTAGAATTTCGGCCATACCTACATAAGCATAGCCCTCACCAATAAGATCTTCAGTGTCTTTATAAAGTTCTAATGAATTATAGTAACTTTCTTGGGCAAAATCATTTTCTCCCATCTGACAGTATGTTTTACCCATTTCTAACAAGGTGTCTGCAGTTTTCTCAGCATTTCCTGCATCAGAAAATACTTCCAGTGCATTTTGCATATGTTGAAGGGCATCAAAGAATTTACCTTTATCTTTAAGGTCAATACCTTTTTCCAGTTCCCTTTGTGCTTTTCGCCTTGCCAAGTTATCCACCGTTTAATAAATAATATATAATTAAAATTTTTTTTTATTAAATAATCATCAAAAAAGTGATTTTTCTGAATTCTATTTTTATTAAAGTTAAAGATTGTCATTGTTCATATATAACTTTTGGTACCAGTTCCATGCGGTGGATATAATATCCTGGAGATCTGTCCATTGAGGATTCCAGCCTAGTACTTCACGTGCTTTTTTGGAACTTCCCACTAAAATAGGTGGATCACCGGGACGAGGTTCATCTTCTATAACTTTAATCCTATTTCCAGTTACTTCCTGACAAGTTTGAATTACTTCTTTAACTGAAAAACCGTTCCCATTACCTAAATTAAATACTTGGCTTTTATTTTTTTCATTCAGGTATTTTAGTGCTTTATAGTGGGCCTGGGCTAGATCAAGGACGTGAATATAATCTCTAATACAAGTTCCATCTGGAGTAGGATAATTTGTTCCATAAATGCTCACTGATTCTCTTCTTTCTGAAGCAGCATCTAGTATTAATGGTATTAGGTGAGTTTCAGGATTGTGCCATTCTCCTATTTCTGATGAGGGGTCAGCTCCTGCTGCATTGAAATATCTTAAAGAAACATAACTCAAATCATAGGCCTGTGAATAATCTTCCAGGATTTTTTCAACCATTAATTTCGAATTTCCATAGGGGCTCATTGGATTTAAGGGATGGTCTTCACTTAATGGTAGTTTTTGAGGCTCACCATAAACGGCACAGGTTGATGAAAATATAAATTTATTTACATTAAACTCCTTCATTACAGCCAATAGGTTGAGGGTGTTTTTAAGATTATTAACATAATATTTTTGGGGGTCTTCTACAGATTCTCCTACATAGGTAAATGCTGCAAAGTGCATCACGGCATCTATGGTATATTTTTTAAATATATTTGTTAGGAGTTCTGTATTGGATAAGTCACCTTTCACAAATTTTCCCCATTTAACAAACTCTTCATGGCCATAGCTAAGATTATCCAGTACCAGAGTCTCTTCTCCATTTTCATGAAGTACTTTATTTACATGGGAGCCTATGTAACCTGCTCCACCTACAATTAATATCATACTATAACCAATTTGTTTTTTTTAATAGTATATTTTTTGGATTTTAGGATTAATTTTGTTTATTTATTTTTAGTTGAGTTTTGGATTAATGTTTTATTTTTGTGTGGTTTATTTTTGGATTTTAGGATTATTTTATTAATTGAGATTTTTGTAATTTTAGGATTAATATTAATTTCAGATTAGTTTTATAATTTTATAGTTTGATTTTATATTATTTTTTAGCTGAGTTTTATTTTTTACTTTTACTTTCAATTTTATAATTTAGTTAAGTGATTTGTTTTGATAAATTTCAAAATTCAATTAAAAATTTTTAAATATGCACTATTTTTAAGGTTTGTTAGAATCATGTTAACTTAACAATTTTACTTCATGAATTTATTTTCTTAAAGATTGGTGTAAATATGGCAGGTAGTATATACTAATTGATTGAAATTGGGCCATTTTAATGAAAATTAAATTTTTTAAATATTTTTATTTATTTATCCGTACTTTTTCATTAGTTTTTTAAAATAATTTTTCCATTTTAATTACAAAATGTATCTAAAAGCGAAAAGTATATAAGCATATACTTATATACTTATGATTCATGCTGAGGATAAATTCTGAATATACTTGTGATATTTCAGAAGAATTAGAAGAACTTTTTAAAGCACTGGGTAACATTAACCGGCTTTTATTGATTTATTCCCTGGCTTCAGGGGAGATAGAAGCAGTTAATGTGTCTGAAATGGCCCGGATGATGGGGTTAACCCAACCTGCAGCATCGCAGCATCTAAAAGTGCTTAAAACTGCTAAAATCCTTAATGCTGAAAAACAAGGCAATCAAATTTATTACACATTTAACCAGGATGCACTGATAAAACACAAAATAAAGGTGGATTTCCTTTTTGGATGTGTTTTAACCAAGTGTGACTGTTTAGAAAAAAAGAGGAACAAATAAATTCCACCTGGTGACAAATTTGTGGAATTATTAAAATTATGAATTAAATATGGCAATATTTTAAGCCATATAAAATCACAAGCCATTAAATAATGGCAATTAACATTTACTTATACTAACTGAGGGATACTATGAGAGAACTAAACTTAAAAGATGAATTATCTGTACTCGTTATACCCGACATGGTCTTATTACATGAAACTGATATGAATTTAAAAATTGGAAAACAAATTGGGAGTGAAATTTATAATCGGGTCTCCAAAGACGATTTTTATGGAATAGCTTTAGCCGTCAAAGAAGGAATCAATAGAAGCGTATATTCTGAATCTGACTTTTATAGGACTGGTACTTTAGTTAAAATCTTAAATGCTAAAGAAATGAGAGATTTCTATCATTTGAAAGTTGAAATTATTGAAAGAGTTGAAATTGATGAAATGATGTCTGAGGGAAGAAATTACCGGGCTAAATATCATTTAAGTCCAGATATAGATGATTTAGATGAAGAAAACAAGAAAGAAACCCTCAAACACATTAGATACATTGTATCTGAGATAAGTGAAAATTTCAAAGGATCTCAGGCTTATGTTGAGAAAATTTCTAAGCTGAATGATCTCAATCAGGCACTGGCCTATGTATTCCCTTACCTACATCTGTCTCTTAAACAAAAACAGGACTTATTGGAAATACGATCTTTAAAAGAGAAGAGTCTAAAATTCCTTGATATCTTGATTGAACAAAAGGAATCTTTAAAATATCAAATGGAAATGGCATCTCGAGTAAATGATGAGATGAATAAAAAACACAGGGAAGTAATGCTAAAAGAGCAGCTCAAAGCTATTCAGGACGAACTAAACGATTCAGATGGTGCAGGAAATAAAAAAGACTACCGTGAACAAATTGAAGCGGCTAATATGCCGGAAGAGGTCAAAGAGGTTGCCTTAGAAGAAGTGGCCAAATTGGAAAGACAAGGCCCACACAGCTCTGAGGAAAATGTTATCCGTAACTATTTAGACTTACTGGTTGCTCTTCCATGGGGAGATACTGAAATAAAAGAAATAGACATTGAAGCAGCCCGAAAGATACTTGATGATCAACACTATGGTTTGGATAAAGTTAAAGATCGTATAATTCAGCATTTAACGGTCATGAAACTGAAACAGAACAAACAAGGATCCATATTACTTTTAGTTGGACCTCCTGGAACTGGAAAAACAAGCTTAGGTAAAAGTATAGCTGAAGCACTGGAGAGGAAGTATGTCCGAATCAGTCTGGGTGGAGTTAAAGATGAATCTGAAGTCAGAGGTCACCGAAGAACCTATCTTGGTGCATTACCCGGTAGAATTGTACAAGGAATGAAACGTGCTGGCGAGCGGAACCCAGTCTTTATTCTGGATGAGGTTGACAAACTAATGCCCTCCTACAGTGGAGACCCGGCCAGTGCCCTTTTAGAAGTTTTGGATCCTGAACAGAATAATACCTTCTCTGACCACTACTTAGAAGTGCCTTATGATCTATCTGATGTATTCTTCATAGCCACGGCTAACTCCTTAAGAGATATCCCTGGGCCACTACGTGATAGGATGGAAATAATAGAAATTGGCAGTTATACCAGCCATGAGAAGTTCCATATAGGTAAAAACCATGTTATGGCGGAAGTCTTAGAAGAACACGGTTTAGATGAGAATCAACTCCAAATTACAGATGAGGCATTAAAAACCATAATCGAGAAATATACTCGTGAAGCAGGTGTAAGAGGCCTTAAACGTCAGTTATCTGCAGTGGCCCGTGTCGCCTCTGAAAAAGTAGTCTCAGGTAAGGATGAATTACCCTATGTGGTTAATGAAGATATGCTCTATGATGTATTAGGTCATGAATTGACTCAGTATCATCAAGCTGGTAAAATTAATCCTCCGGGAGTAGTCACTGGTCTGGCCTGGACTCCGGTTGGTGGGGATATTCTCTTCATTGAAGGGGCATTCATGCCAGGTAAAGGTAAATTAACCCTTACTGGTCAATTAGGTGATGTAATGAAGGAATCTGCAAAGATTTCCCAGAGTTTAATCCGTTCCCGTCTGGCCATTAATTTGAAGGCGGTTGAATTCGATAAAAAGGATCTTCACATTCACGTTCCATCTGGTGCCATTCCTAAAGATGGTCCTTCTGCAGGTGTAGCTTTGCTGACCACTATAGCTTCTTTAGTGACCAACCATGAGGTTGATCCGAAATTGGCCATGACTGGTGAGATCTCTTTAAGAGGAGCAGTATTACCTGTGGGTGGAATTAAAGAAAAGGTTTTGGCCGCCCATCGTGCAGGAATTAACCGGATAATCCTACCAATTGACAATAAAAAAGACTTGGATGATGTACCAGATGATGTTAAAGCAGAAATCGAGTTCATACTAGTGGAAACAGTAGAAGATGTTATTCGAGAAACCATTGACATTGAACTACCTAAACCTTTAATGCTGGAAATGAACACCGGCTCTATTACTGGTGGGGCTGGGGTTTAAGTCTTATTTAAAAAAGAAGAATTAGAAAAAAGAATTCAAATTAATTATTAATGAATTCTTTTTTTTATTTTTTAATTTGGGTTTTATTTTTTTAATTAATTTCCGATTTTTATTTTGAGTTTATTTTTTAATAAAATTTTATTTTAATGATTATAATTTTATAAAAAAATAAAATGATTTTACTTCTTTAACTACCTCCCTAGCAATGAATTAAGTCCCATGGATACTGTAAATTTTGTAATCAAGCTAGCGGGAACTACTCGAATATTTCCTTTATTATATTGTTCAATTGCAACTCTGGCCAGATTAATATAAGTAGCAGGATTACTTTTAGCAGCTTTTATAACTGGTTCCATCAGTTCAGATGTAGCATTACCTCTATTTTCCGTACTGGTGTCAGTTTCGGTCATATCTCTGATATAACCCAGAGAATCATTAACACTCATTGGGGCACCATTTACTTCTATAGGTCCTACGGCAGTTAAAAGTGCATCTACTGCATCAGGAGTTATCATAACCACTGCATTGGTTTTAAGTCCTTTATTATATTCCACTATTTCCTGAGCCCTTTCTGCACCGAAGGTGGTATTTACGCCATACAAGGAATCGTGAAGCAATAACATACCAGAACCTAATTGCGAGGGTTCAGTGTAAGTAGGACTAGTCATTCCACCCGGGTAAATAGGAGTTATATCTTTTACACTACCATTTACTATATTAAGGACATAAGCCATATCACAAGCTCCCAGACCTTCTGTGCCCTGGTTTTCAGTGGTATCAACAGCTAATAGCAGTATGTTATAATTCCCATTAAACTCTGTAGTTTGATTTAATCCATAAAATAAGGCCGTGGCCCCACTAGCCACCACTAACATTAACAATAAAAATACTTTTAAAATTGTTCTCATAATAATTCATTCCATCATTTCTCTAGCTTTATATATTATATATTAAGCCCTAATACTCTTAAACTTTATTATTCTATCGCTTTTGTTTTATTTGATGTTAAAATTTCCTTAGATAATTACAAATAAACTTTATATAATTTTTAATGCTTATTTAAAATTTTCAAATAAACCATATATTTTTTTTAACTTACTTACCTTAAATTAAGGGAATATATTAAAAGTATTTATTCCACATTTACACCCTAATCTTTCCTTAGTCTTACATAAATTAAATCAAAAATGAAGGCCGAATTTATATTATATTTTAAAATTAACCATTTACTTGGAGTTTAATCATAAAACATAAAATATAAATCAAAATTAACCATATAAATAAAATGTGTTATTATGAACGTTCCACCCTTAAAGATGATAAAGATTATTTTGATTATAACCGCAGTATTTTGTATTTTTGCGGCGATAATTTATGGGATTTATTCTTTCAGTTTATTTTGGCAGACTTTTGCAGCGAGTATCACTATTAGCTTTTTACTGGTGATTTTAGTTGTGCTTTCTTTAGCGGTACTTTACCTGGGTATTCGCAATTTCTTACTTAAAAAAGAAGTTGATAATTATAAAAATAAATTAAATCAGCTTAAATTTGA
Above is a window of Methanobacteriales archaeon HGW-Methanobacteriales-1 DNA encoding:
- a CDS encoding CPBP family intramembrane metalloprotease domain-containing protein; this translates as MQNALEVFSDAGNAEKTADTLLEMGKTYCQMGENDFAQESYYNSLELYKDTEDLIGEGYAYVGMAEILEKRNRYDESRNTYHKAIKKFKKAGDSEKEAKVVSHLASTLEAQGAYHDAIYEHERSLEINKKEKDLASELYNYGRILKLKNKIKANKPTKSEFLILIGYLGLLILGELVTTYYNMEIGLLIHFSVLAALLVQSSLTKSFTYATLLRSMMVLPIIRIIGLTMPLMNIPTLYLFPIIAIPLFASSIALMKIQGINRKRVGLIGGNLKVQLIIALTGPFLGFIEYNILHPLPLIHTFDATNLLFGVIILTISTGLAEELLFRGIVQKNAEDVLGMAIGLLYTSLLFTSLHIGWIYITDLIFVFCVAIFYGYAFQKTRSILGITISHGLSNSVLFLVMPFFIF
- the galE gene encoding UDP-glucose 4-epimerase GalE, with translation MILIVGGAGYIGSHVNKVLHENGEETLVLDNLSYGHEEFVKWGKFVKGDLSNTELLTNIFKKYTIDAVMHFAAFTYVGESVEDPQKYYVNNLKNTLNLLAVMKEFNVNKFIFSSTCAVYGEPQKLPLSEDHPLNPMSPYGNSKLMVEKILEDYSQAYDLSYVSLRYFNAAGADPSSEIGEWHNPETHLIPLILDAASERRESVSIYGTNYPTPDGTCIRDYIHVLDLAQAHYKALKYLNEKNKSQVFNLGNGNGFSVKEVIQTCQEVTGNRIKVIEDEPRPGDPPILVGSSKKAREVLGWNPQWTDLQDIISTAWNWYQKLYMNNDNL
- a CDS encoding transcriptional regulator yields the protein MLRINSEYTCDISEELEELFKALGNINRLLLIYSLASGEIEAVNVSEMARMMGLTQPAASQHLKVLKTAKILNAEKQGNQIYYTFNQDALIKHKIKVDFLFGCVLTKCDCLEKKRNK
- the lon gene encoding endopeptidase La, encoding MRELNLKDELSVLVIPDMVLLHETDMNLKIGKQIGSEIYNRVSKDDFYGIALAVKEGINRSVYSESDFYRTGTLVKILNAKEMRDFYHLKVEIIERVEIDEMMSEGRNYRAKYHLSPDIDDLDEENKKETLKHIRYIVSEISENFKGSQAYVEKISKLNDLNQALAYVFPYLHLSLKQKQDLLEIRSLKEKSLKFLDILIEQKESLKYQMEMASRVNDEMNKKHREVMLKEQLKAIQDELNDSDGAGNKKDYREQIEAANMPEEVKEVALEEVAKLERQGPHSSEENVIRNYLDLLVALPWGDTEIKEIDIEAARKILDDQHYGLDKVKDRIIQHLTVMKLKQNKQGSILLLVGPPGTGKTSLGKSIAEALERKYVRISLGGVKDESEVRGHRRTYLGALPGRIVQGMKRAGERNPVFILDEVDKLMPSYSGDPASALLEVLDPEQNNTFSDHYLEVPYDLSDVFFIATANSLRDIPGPLRDRMEIIEIGSYTSHEKFHIGKNHVMAEVLEEHGLDENQLQITDEALKTIIEKYTREAGVRGLKRQLSAVARVASEKVVSGKDELPYVVNEDMLYDVLGHELTQYHQAGKINPPGVVTGLAWTPVGGDILFIEGAFMPGKGKLTLTGQLGDVMKESAKISQSLIRSRLAINLKAVEFDKKDLHIHVPSGAIPKDGPSAGVALLTTIASLVTNHEVDPKLAMTGEISLRGAVLPVGGIKEKVLAAHRAGINRIILPIDNKKDLDDVPDDVKAEIEFILVETVEDVIRETIDIELPKPLMLEMNTGSITGGAGV